A genomic segment from Streptomyces sp. NBC_01233 encodes:
- a CDS encoding IS256 family transposase: MALSQSDLLRLLESLRSADGLELVRGIAERMLQELIEAEAAAHIGAGWNEHTEARTALRNGHREKTLTTQAGDLELAIPKLRAGSFFPSLLERRRRIDQALYAVIVEAYVHGVSTRSVDDLVKALGADTGISKSEVSRICADLDEPLTAFRTRPLDHTRFPYMYLDATYCKARVNHQIVSRAVVVATGITEDGGREVLGVMVGDSETEAFWAEFLRSLRERGLTGVRLVLSDSHSGLVKAIRKVMLGAAWQRCRVHFLRNVFAVIPKEATEMVAATIRTVFAQPTQDAVRTQLDTVAEMLGKQFPKVKQMLLDAKDDLTAFAAFPERHWKKIQSTNPLERINREIKRRTDVVQVFPNDDALLRLVTAVLFELHDEWIAFPRRYLPEGSMDEIYPTELPKSAPAPPNATNAPTE; the protein is encoded by the coding sequence GTGGCCCTGTCCCAGTCTGACCTATTACGCCTGCTGGAGTCACTACGCTCGGCAGACGGACTCGAACTCGTCCGCGGCATCGCCGAGCGGATGCTGCAGGAGCTGATCGAGGCCGAGGCCGCTGCCCACATCGGTGCCGGCTGGAACGAGCACACCGAGGCCCGTACCGCCTTGCGCAACGGGCACCGCGAGAAGACGCTCACCACCCAGGCCGGCGACCTGGAGCTGGCCATCCCCAAACTGCGCGCCGGAAGCTTCTTCCCCAGCCTGCTGGAGCGCCGGCGCCGGATCGACCAGGCCCTGTACGCGGTCATCGTGGAGGCCTACGTCCATGGCGTGTCCACCCGGTCGGTGGACGACTTGGTCAAGGCCCTGGGCGCGGACACCGGGATCTCCAAGAGCGAGGTCTCCCGGATCTGCGCGGACCTGGACGAGCCGCTGACCGCCTTCCGCACCCGGCCGCTGGACCACACCCGCTTCCCCTACATGTACCTGGACGCCACCTACTGCAAGGCACGCGTGAACCACCAGATCGTCTCTCGCGCCGTGGTCGTCGCCACCGGGATCACCGAGGACGGCGGCCGCGAGGTCCTGGGCGTCATGGTCGGCGACAGCGAGACCGAGGCGTTCTGGGCCGAGTTCCTGCGCTCCCTGCGCGAACGCGGCCTGACCGGGGTCCGCCTGGTCCTGTCCGACAGCCATTCCGGCCTGGTCAAGGCGATCCGCAAGGTCATGCTCGGCGCCGCGTGGCAGAGATGCCGTGTTCATTTCCTGCGAAATGTCTTCGCGGTGATTCCGAAGGAGGCGACCGAGATGGTCGCCGCAACCATCCGCACAGTCTTCGCCCAGCCCACCCAGGACGCGGTCCGCACCCAGCTCGACACCGTCGCCGAGATGCTCGGCAAGCAGTTCCCCAAGGTCAAACAGATGCTCCTGGACGCCAAGGACGACCTGACCGCCTTCGCGGCCTTCCCGGAACGGCACTGGAAGAAGATCCAGTCCACCAACCCGCTCGAACGGATCAACCGCGAGATCAAGCGCCGCACCGACGTCGTCCAGGTCTTCCCCAACGACGACGCCCTCCTGCGACTGGTCACAGCCGTGCTCTTCGAACTGCACGACGAATGGATCGCCTTCCCCCGCCGCTACCTGCCCGAGGGAAGCATGGACGAGATCTACCCCACCGAGCTCCCTAAAAGCGCCCCCGCACCACCCAACGCCACCAACGCGCCCACCGAGTGA
- a CDS encoding alpha-hydroxy acid oxidase has translation MSAGGRGPALADVLTLDDFARIAQDRLSPEIWDFMAGGAGEERTLRANLGAYNRTWLSPRVLTGAHQPVTETRILGRTWAAPTAIAPIAYHTLAHPEGEVATARGAGTAGVPFVVSTFAGRTLEDIAEAATAPLWLQVYCFRDRSTTRELVRRAEQAGFEALVLTVDAPRLGRRLRDARNGFRLPAGIAPANLTGGGFASPSGHALAEFDPALDWSVVDWLRSVSSLPVLLKGILAVPDARRAVEAGVDAIVVSNHGGRQLDGAPATMDVLPEIVAAVEGVCPVLVDGGVRRGIDVLAALASGAAATLVGRPVLHALTAGRESGVARMLSILAEELVDAMALTGTASVGEVDRGLVRTPGVHDAKGEIR, from the coding sequence ATGAGCGCTGGCGGCCGAGGGCCGGCCCTGGCGGACGTGCTCACGCTGGACGACTTCGCCCGCATCGCGCAGGATCGGCTGAGTCCGGAGATCTGGGACTTCATGGCCGGGGGCGCGGGAGAGGAGCGCACCCTCAGGGCGAACCTCGGGGCGTACAACCGTACGTGGCTCAGTCCGCGCGTCCTCACCGGCGCCCACCAGCCGGTCACCGAGACCCGGATCCTCGGCAGGACCTGGGCGGCGCCGACGGCCATCGCCCCCATCGCGTACCACACCCTGGCCCATCCGGAAGGCGAAGTGGCCACGGCGCGGGGTGCGGGTACGGCCGGTGTTCCGTTCGTCGTGAGCACGTTCGCGGGACGGACGCTGGAGGACATCGCCGAAGCCGCGACGGCGCCCCTCTGGCTCCAGGTGTACTGCTTCCGCGACCGCTCGACCACGAGGGAACTCGTCCGCCGGGCGGAGCAGGCCGGCTTCGAAGCGCTCGTGCTCACCGTGGACGCGCCCCGCCTGGGTCGCCGGCTGCGTGATGCGCGCAACGGTTTCAGGCTGCCCGCCGGGATCGCGCCGGCGAATCTGACCGGTGGCGGCTTCGCCTCCCCGAGCGGTCACGCGCTGGCCGAGTTCGACCCGGCACTCGACTGGTCGGTGGTCGACTGGCTGCGCTCCGTCAGCTCGCTGCCCGTCCTGCTGAAGGGCATCCTTGCCGTCCCCGACGCGCGACGGGCCGTCGAGGCGGGCGTGGACGCAATCGTGGTCTCCAACCACGGGGGCCGTCAGCTGGACGGCGCTCCCGCCACGATGGACGTGCTGCCGGAGATCGTGGCGGCCGTCGAGGGCGTGTGCCCCGTTCTCGTCGACGGGGGAGTGCGCCGGGGCATCGACGTCTTGGCGGCGCTCGCATCGGGCGCCGCCGCGACGCTGGTCGGCAGACCGGTGCTGCACGCGCTCACGGCGGGACGAGAGAGCGGTGTGGCGAGGATGCTGAGCATCCTTGCCGAGGAACTCGTGGACGCGATGGCGCTCACCGGCACCGCGTCGGTGGGTGAAGTGGACCGAGGTCTCGTACGTACACCAGGAGTGCACGACGCAAAGGGGGAGATTCGATGA
- a CDS encoding cold-shock protein produces MVAGRVVRFDGARGYGFIAPENGQEDVFLHVNDLLIPEACLRTGLAVEFEIEEGDRGPKASSVRLPEGVEVPPASVASRRADGDDAMCDVLRGDEYTAEITELLLRSAPSLTGDQILQIRREMLQFGRKHNWVEG; encoded by the coding sequence GTGGTAGCTGGTCGCGTGGTGCGATTTGACGGAGCGCGGGGATATGGGTTCATCGCCCCGGAGAATGGTCAGGAAGATGTCTTTCTGCATGTGAACGACCTCCTCATTCCGGAGGCCTGTCTCCGTACGGGCCTTGCCGTGGAATTCGAGATCGAGGAGGGAGACCGGGGTCCGAAGGCCTCGTCCGTCCGGCTGCCCGAAGGGGTCGAGGTGCCCCCGGCGTCGGTGGCGTCCCGGCGTGCGGACGGCGACGATGCCATGTGTGACGTCCTGCGCGGGGACGAATACACGGCCGAGATCACCGAACTGCTGCTGCGTTCGGCCCCGTCTCTGACGGGTGACCAGATTCTTCAGATCAGGCGAGAGATGCTGCAGTTCGGGCGCAAGCACAACTGGGTCGAGGGCTGA
- a CDS encoding condensation domain-containing protein, whose translation MIPLSFAQRRMWFLAQLEGPSATYNLPLALRLTGKLDSDALTSALWDVIGRHEILRTVFPSVDGQPHQVVLPVDETAFDLTTAEVSPHELTGSLSQTAAEPFDLAGSVPVRARLFTTGPDEHVLLMVIHHIAWDGESMKPFMRDLSKAYRARLAGRAPDWAPLPVQYADYALWQREVLGDEDDPLSLLSEQVTYWRTALAGAPEELELPFDRPRPAVDSVTADSVAQPADVHGREKENQQEIWEVRISSLLPGLSPRSQGLDAEHVARLAELDGPLPPILVDRRTMRVIDGMHRLMAAFGRGQEAIGVKFFDGSAEEAFLYAVEANVTHGLPLSQADRRAAAAKIIKSHPHMSDRAIARASGLGAKTVAAVRRQLGDVVQLRMRIGRDGKVRPVSGDDGRRRAAELIAERPEASLREVARLAGISPATVSDVRRRLRAGEVPVIEGEPGEPGKATTTPLRVARVKSERKVELLDADPSSVLDKLLRDPSLRHKEEGRNLLRLLQQNAVGMRQRSELTAAVPPHCGALVVNLARQYAETWLEFAQKLDEQMQSTHRSAAGE comes from the coding sequence ATGATTCCGTTGTCTTTCGCGCAGCGCCGGATGTGGTTTCTCGCTCAGCTCGAGGGGCCGAGTGCGACGTACAACCTGCCACTGGCCTTACGACTGACCGGGAAGCTCGACTCCGACGCACTGACGTCCGCCCTCTGGGACGTGATCGGGCGACACGAGATCCTGCGCACCGTATTCCCCTCGGTCGACGGACAGCCGCACCAGGTCGTCCTCCCCGTTGACGAGACCGCGTTCGACCTGACAACGGCCGAGGTCTCCCCTCACGAACTGACAGGGTCGTTGTCGCAGACGGCGGCGGAGCCCTTCGACCTGGCCGGATCCGTACCGGTACGGGCCCGGCTCTTCACGACCGGCCCGGACGAGCACGTCCTCCTGATGGTGATCCACCACATCGCGTGGGACGGCGAGTCGATGAAGCCGTTCATGCGGGATCTGTCGAAGGCCTACCGGGCGCGTCTCGCGGGCCGGGCCCCCGACTGGGCCCCACTGCCCGTGCAGTACGCGGACTACGCGCTGTGGCAGCGGGAGGTGCTCGGCGACGAAGACGACCCCCTGAGCCTGCTGTCCGAGCAGGTGACGTACTGGCGCACGGCATTGGCCGGAGCCCCCGAGGAACTGGAACTGCCCTTCGACCGGCCGCGTCCGGCCGTGGACTCCGTCACCGCCGACTCCGTCGCCCAGCCGGCCGACGTGCACGGTCGCGAGAAGGAGAATCAGCAAGAGATCTGGGAAGTCCGGATATCCTCACTGTTACCCGGATTATCCCCACGTTCGCAGGGGCTTGACGCGGAGCATGTGGCACGTCTGGCTGAACTTGACGGGCCGCTTCCGCCGATCCTCGTCGACCGGCGCACCATGCGGGTGATCGACGGAATGCACCGGCTCATGGCGGCTTTCGGGAGGGGCCAGGAGGCGATCGGCGTCAAGTTCTTCGACGGTAGCGCCGAAGAGGCCTTCCTGTATGCCGTTGAGGCGAACGTGACGCACGGTCTGCCCTTGTCGCAGGCCGATCGGCGGGCCGCTGCCGCGAAGATCATCAAGTCCCACCCGCACATGTCCGACCGGGCGATAGCGCGGGCCTCGGGCCTCGGCGCGAAGACGGTGGCGGCAGTTCGCCGACAGCTGGGCGACGTAGTGCAATTGCGTATGCGAATCGGCAGGGACGGCAAGGTGCGCCCGGTCAGCGGCGACGACGGCCGCAGACGGGCAGCCGAACTGATCGCCGAGCGCCCGGAGGCCTCGCTGCGCGAGGTGGCGAGGTTGGCAGGGATATCCCCGGCGACCGTCAGCGACGTCCGCAGGCGGCTCCGGGCCGGCGAGGTTCCTGTGATCGAGGGTGAGCCGGGAGAGCCGGGCAAGGCGACCACCACACCCTTACGGGTGGCGAGGGTGAAGAGCGAACGCAAGGTCGAGCTGCTCGACGCGGATCCCAGCTCCGTGCTGGACAAGCTGCTGCGGGACCCTTCGCTGCGGCACAAGGAAGAGGGCAGGAACCTGCTGCGGCTGCTGCAGCAGAACGCGGTCGGCATGCGGCAGAGGTCCGAGCTCACCGCTGCCGTTCCACCGCACTGCGGCGCCCTGGTGGTGAACCTCGCCCGGCAATACGCCGAGACGTGGCTGGAGTTCGCCCAGAAGCTCGACGAGCAGATGCAGTCGACCCACCGCTCTGCGGCAGGTGAGTGA
- a CDS encoding transglycosylase domain-containing protein: MTGFVTYAYATTEIPDDINSFATQQDNVYYWADGTTSARTGWVSRQEMPLDKVPPKVQGAVLAAENASFYSDPGVSPSGFLRAVSAAVTGGETQGGSTITQQYVKNAYLSQDRTLSRKFTEILLAVKLDNQRDKKQILQDYLNTSWFGRGTYGLQRASQAYYGKDVSQLNVSEGAFLASLLKGAGLLDPALSPENHERAVERWSWILDRMVETGRLTRAERATYTKFPEPTGAPLPGTPGAQTGYLVELAKAYTIKTGHIPDAEFDLGGYQIYTTFDKARMTALTGAVQEAQKDFDPERRPDTDKHARIGAASVATDGRLLAVYGGPDYLKQGFNESNATTIPVGTALTPFVYAAALEEGVVRTRGKDRTPVTPSTMSDGNDQVTVQTPEGPYWDRSGKVVKGRNDGGRNWGQVTLSQTVANSINTPMLQLGLDVGLDRVESFAERSGLLGSSLGPRIPTFALGENSTPSAIRMAGAYETFAADGMHTDPYSVRSVTRNGAAMPLDAPKPTRALKAETARAVTDALRSAVTEGSAKSVAKVHSGTAGKTGTTAANTAGWFVASTESESTAVVVYRMSLTDLVPQPLTGLGGDSPNTPGSDRALRLWANYIKAVK, encoded by the coding sequence ATGACGGGCTTCGTCACCTACGCCTACGCCACCACGGAGATACCCGACGACATCAACTCGTTCGCCACGCAGCAGGACAACGTCTATTACTGGGCCGACGGCACCACGTCGGCACGGACGGGCTGGGTCAGCCGGCAGGAGATGCCGCTGGACAAGGTCCCTCCCAAGGTCCAGGGAGCCGTCCTGGCAGCCGAGAACGCGAGCTTCTACTCGGATCCCGGAGTCTCGCCGTCCGGTTTCCTGCGCGCTGTGAGCGCTGCGGTGACCGGGGGTGAGACCCAAGGCGGCTCCACCATCACGCAGCAGTACGTGAAGAACGCCTACCTGAGCCAGGACCGCACCCTCTCGCGGAAGTTCACCGAGATCCTGCTCGCGGTGAAGCTGGACAACCAGAGGGACAAGAAGCAGATCCTCCAGGACTACCTCAATACCAGCTGGTTCGGGCGCGGTACCTACGGCCTGCAGCGCGCGTCCCAGGCGTACTACGGCAAGGACGTCTCGCAGCTCAATGTCAGCGAGGGGGCCTTCCTGGCCTCCCTGCTCAAGGGCGCCGGACTGCTGGACCCCGCCCTCAGTCCGGAGAACCACGAGCGGGCCGTCGAGCGATGGTCGTGGATCCTGGACCGCATGGTTGAGACCGGCCGGCTCACGCGCGCCGAGCGAGCGACCTACACGAAGTTCCCGGAGCCCACGGGTGCGCCCCTTCCCGGCACCCCCGGCGCGCAGACCGGCTACCTGGTCGAGCTGGCCAAGGCGTACACGATCAAGACCGGCCACATCCCTGACGCCGAGTTCGACCTCGGCGGCTACCAGATCTACACGACCTTCGACAAGGCCCGGATGACGGCCCTGACCGGTGCCGTCCAGGAGGCGCAGAAGGACTTCGACCCCGAGCGGCGCCCCGACACCGACAAACACGCCAGGATCGGCGCGGCGAGCGTGGCCACGGACGGGCGGCTGCTCGCCGTGTACGGCGGCCCCGACTACCTGAAGCAGGGCTTCAACGAGTCGAACGCGACGACGATCCCGGTCGGCACGGCTCTCACGCCGTTCGTCTACGCCGCTGCGCTCGAGGAAGGGGTGGTGCGTACGCGCGGCAAGGACCGCACGCCCGTCACCCCTTCCACCATGTCCGACGGCAACGACCAGGTGACCGTGCAGACGCCCGAGGGTCCGTACTGGGACCGCAGCGGCAAGGTGGTGAAGGGCCGCAACGACGGCGGCCGCAACTGGGGGCAGGTGACCTTGAGCCAGACCGTCGCCAACTCCATCAACACCCCCATGCTGCAGCTCGGCCTCGATGTCGGCCTCGACCGGGTGGAGTCGTTCGCCGAGCGTTCGGGCTTGCTCGGATCGAGCCTCGGGCCTCGGATTCCCACGTTCGCACTCGGGGAGAACTCGACCCCCAGCGCGATCCGCATGGCCGGCGCTTACGAGACGTTCGCCGCCGACGGCATGCACACCGACCCCTACTCGGTGCGCTCGGTCACCCGCAACGGCGCCGCGATGCCGCTCGACGCGCCGAAGCCGACCCGGGCCCTGAAAGCCGAGACCGCCCGCGCGGTGACGGACGCCCTGCGCTCCGCCGTCACCGAGGGATCGGCGAAGTCGGTGGCCAAGGTGCACTCCGGCACCGCGGGTAAGACGGGAACAACGGCCGCGAACACGGCAGGCTGGTTCGTGGCCAGCACCGAGAGCGAGTCCACGGCCGTGGTGGTCTACCGGATGTCGCTGACCGACCTGGTTCCGCAGCCGCTGACGGGTCTGGGCGGCGACTCCCCGAACACGCCCGGCAGTGACCGGGCGCTGCGCCTGTGGGCGAACTACATCAAGGCGGTGAAGTAG
- the hppD gene encoding 4-hydroxyphenylpyruvate dioxygenase, protein MAVRDMAYVELFTSDERVTVDYFVSAMGFSREAKSTDHDRSSVLLRQGEVRLVVSSGPATWKFLDAHGDGIADLAMTCDDVARTRDEAVAAGADVVESAAGHPVVSGFGGVSHTLLPDADADADADAPATGLLADRRWNAEEAPREPAGGRIQLLDHVAVCLQGGTLDEYADYYRDALGFSRYSSEYVDVGGQAMDSIVVRSASGRVTFTLVAPDPAKGSGQLDAFLERNAGPGVQHLAFLVDDIIPAVHRYRDRDMEFLNTPASYYDLLAERLGGMKEEVEDLRSAQVLADRDEWGYLLQLFSRSPHERNTLFYELIQRRGSRGFGSANIRALYEAVERDRLGAE, encoded by the coding sequence ATGGCAGTGCGAGACATGGCGTATGTCGAACTGTTCACCAGCGATGAACGGGTGACCGTCGACTACTTCGTATCGGCGATGGGCTTTTCCAGAGAGGCGAAGTCCACGGACCATGACAGAAGCTCGGTGCTCCTGCGCCAGGGAGAGGTGCGGCTCGTCGTCTCTTCGGGCCCCGCGACCTGGAAGTTCCTGGACGCGCACGGGGACGGAATCGCGGATCTCGCGATGACGTGTGACGACGTCGCCCGGACCCGGGACGAGGCAGTGGCGGCCGGGGCCGATGTCGTCGAATCCGCGGCGGGACATCCCGTGGTGTCAGGATTCGGCGGGGTGTCCCACACCCTGCTTCCCGACGCCGACGCCGACGCCGACGCCGACGCCCCGGCCACCGGGTTACTCGCCGACCGCCGATGGAACGCCGAAGAAGCCCCGCGCGAGCCGGCCGGGGGCCGTATTCAATTGCTCGACCACGTCGCGGTCTGCCTGCAGGGCGGAACGCTCGACGAGTACGCCGACTACTACCGGGACGCCCTCGGCTTCTCCCGCTATTCCTCGGAGTACGTGGACGTCGGCGGGCAGGCCATGGACTCCATAGTCGTCCGCAGTGCGTCGGGGCGCGTCACATTCACCCTGGTGGCACCGGACCCGGCCAAGGGCTCCGGGCAGCTCGACGCCTTTCTGGAGCGCAACGCCGGCCCGGGCGTACAGCACCTGGCCTTCCTGGTCGACGACATCATCCCGGCGGTGCACCGATACCGGGACCGGGACATGGAGTTTCTGAACACCCCCGCCAGCTACTACGACCTGCTCGCCGAGCGGCTCGGCGGGATGAAGGAGGAAGTCGAGGACCTGCGCTCCGCCCAAGTCCTCGCCGACCGGGACGAGTGGGGCTATCTGCTCCAGCTGTTCAGCCGCTCCCCGCACGAGCGCAACACGCTCTTCTACGAGCTCATCCAGCGCCGTGGATCCCGCGGCTTCGGCAGCGCCAACATTCGCGCCCTGTACGAAGCGGTGGAGCGCGACCGGCTGGGTGCTGAATGA
- a CDS encoding IS630 family transposase — MTSAAGASVPRRGPKLEPLLLSADERAALERWTRRATSAQALALRAGIVLACAGPEVPPIVAVARDLRVTADTVRKWRRRFLADRLDGLVDEPRPGRPPTISVDQVENVVVTTLEELPKNATHWSRKSMADRSGLSKSTVGRIWRKFQLKPHLTDTFKLSTDPLFVEKVYDVVGLYFNPPEGAVVLSVDEKSQIQALDRSQPVLPIMPGMPERRTHDYVRNGLTTLFAAFDVATGEVISALHRRHRAAEFKKFLIRIDKEVPAHLQVHLIVDNYGTHKTPAIRAWLAKHPRFQLHFTPTGSSWINQVERWFGFLADQMIRRGAHKNVQALEADIRKWVKNWNEDPKPFIWTKTAEEILDSLARFCRRISGAGH, encoded by the coding sequence GTGACTTCTGCTGCTGGTGCGTCTGTTCCTCGTCGGGGCCCGAAGCTGGAGCCGTTGCTGCTCTCTGCTGATGAGCGGGCGGCGTTGGAGCGGTGGACTCGTCGGGCGACATCGGCCCAGGCTCTGGCCCTGCGTGCTGGGATTGTGCTGGCGTGCGCCGGGCCGGAGGTGCCGCCGATCGTCGCGGTCGCACGGGATCTGCGGGTGACCGCGGACACGGTCCGCAAGTGGCGGCGACGGTTCCTGGCCGACCGGCTGGACGGGCTGGTCGACGAGCCCCGGCCCGGCCGGCCGCCCACCATCAGCGTCGACCAGGTGGAGAACGTCGTGGTCACGACACTGGAGGAACTCCCGAAGAACGCCACGCACTGGTCGCGCAAGTCGATGGCGGACCGCAGTGGCCTGTCGAAGTCGACGGTCGGCCGGATCTGGCGGAAGTTCCAGCTCAAGCCGCACCTGACGGACACGTTCAAGCTGTCGACGGACCCATTGTTCGTGGAGAAGGTCTACGACGTCGTCGGCCTGTACTTCAACCCGCCCGAGGGCGCGGTGGTGCTCTCGGTGGACGAGAAATCCCAGATCCAGGCCCTGGACCGGTCCCAGCCGGTCCTGCCGATAATGCCCGGCATGCCCGAGCGACGAACCCATGACTACGTCCGCAACGGCCTGACCACCTTGTTCGCTGCGTTCGATGTTGCCACTGGTGAGGTCATCAGTGCCCTGCACCGCCGACACCGGGCTGCCGAGTTCAAGAAGTTCCTGATCAGGATCGACAAAGAGGTGCCCGCGCATCTCCAGGTCCACCTGATCGTGGACAACTACGGCACCCACAAGACCCCGGCGATCAGGGCATGGCTGGCCAAACACCCCCGGTTCCAGCTGCACTTCACCCCGACCGGCTCCTCGTGGATCAACCAGGTCGAGCGGTGGTTCGGCTTCCTGGCCGACCAGATGATCCGCCGCGGCGCACACAAGAACGTCCAGGCCCTCGAAGCCGACATCCGCAAATGGGTCAAGAACTGGAACGAAGACCCCAAGCCGTTCATCTGGACCAAGACAGCCGAGGAGATCCTCGACTCCCTAGCCCGTTTCTGCCGACGAATCTCCGGCGCAGGACACTAG
- a CDS encoding DUF4839 domain-containing protein, whose product MADGIKFEYKTVRTVRGTDGLVISKMQKDGWELVEQSQATLRSTLNFRRPKKPQPWLLIGTVAGFLVILTIVIGAASALGDGGEKKDESDETTAAASAKPSATPAPTPTAAESAATEVITPQNNPEFAALLKADTCDDANLDFATRHKSQTVAFDGSIVNMAPHGDYDTRYDFLLGPGDKGPNTTVGPAFKYEDVNIFDLKLTGKKIPATVGAGDKFRFVAEVGEFNTDQCLFILHPVSTENR is encoded by the coding sequence ATGGCCGACGGGATCAAGTTCGAGTACAAGACCGTGCGGACGGTTCGCGGCACCGACGGCTTGGTGATCTCGAAGATGCAGAAGGATGGCTGGGAGCTCGTGGAACAGTCCCAGGCCACGCTTCGCTCCACCCTCAACTTCCGTCGGCCGAAGAAGCCGCAGCCGTGGCTCCTGATTGGCACGGTGGCAGGCTTCCTCGTGATCCTGACCATCGTCATCGGCGCTGCCTCTGCACTCGGCGACGGAGGCGAGAAGAAGGACGAGTCGGACGAGACGACGGCCGCTGCGAGCGCAAAGCCTTCCGCTACGCCGGCTCCGACTCCGACCGCGGCCGAGTCGGCTGCCACTGAGGTGATCACGCCTCAGAACAACCCCGAGTTCGCGGCGCTGCTGAAGGCGGACACGTGCGACGACGCGAACCTGGACTTCGCGACCAGGCACAAGAGCCAGACGGTCGCGTTCGACGGCTCGATCGTGAACATGGCACCCCACGGTGACTACGACACTCGCTACGACTTCCTCCTGGGCCCAGGCGACAAGGGGCCGAACACGACGGTCGGCCCGGCCTTCAAGTACGAGGACGTCAACATCTTCGACCTGAAACTGACCGGCAAGAAGATCCCCGCCACCGTCGGCGCAGGCGACAAGTTTCGCTTCGTCGCCGAGGTGGGCGAATTCAACACGGACCAGTGCCTCTTCATCCTCCACCCGGTCTCGACGGAAAACCGGTAG
- a CDS encoding amidase domain-containing protein, which produces MFAYSASAGTGPEAADRATSEAFARMADEVLSQRTQALVEDQPGHRNSGQSPAKTRMSAQLKKDEEAAISSLRSRKTRLADLGEAYTGADTRVAVDRATVTGGKATVQVTEQTTLTYKKLRGDEPATTDFRTRYELTFTSKRGGGWELTSIKSQDSGPVAINEPVATKAKVVKDDGNQYPDGTPASTKYPAPAKPKAKTGGTYDYAAMAKYAEKYWSNYNPAYRKFNGAGGDCTNFISQALKAGGWKAVPGSTSDYRNWWYDGTRQSDSWVGANEWAWFTLSNQRAANLASVYQTDVGDIVQVDFNKDRSKDHSMMVTYRSSAGMPYLTYHSTNTYRKSLASIIASYPDAVYYAYRT; this is translated from the coding sequence ATGTTCGCGTACTCCGCGAGTGCGGGCACCGGGCCCGAGGCGGCCGATCGCGCCACCTCCGAAGCCTTCGCCCGCATGGCCGACGAAGTGCTCTCCCAGCGCACCCAGGCCCTGGTCGAGGATCAGCCAGGACACCGAAATTCCGGCCAGAGTCCTGCGAAGACGCGGATGTCGGCCCAGCTGAAGAAGGACGAGGAGGCCGCGATCTCGTCGCTGCGGTCCCGCAAGACACGGCTTGCGGATCTCGGCGAGGCCTACACGGGCGCCGACACCCGCGTCGCCGTCGACCGCGCCACGGTCACAGGCGGGAAGGCGACCGTCCAGGTCACCGAGCAGACCACGCTCACCTACAAGAAACTGCGCGGGGACGAGCCGGCCACCACCGACTTCCGGACGCGCTACGAACTGACCTTCACCAGCAAGCGGGGCGGTGGCTGGGAACTGACATCGATCAAGTCTCAGGACAGCGGCCCCGTCGCGATCAACGAGCCGGTGGCGACCAAGGCGAAGGTCGTCAAGGACGACGGCAACCAGTACCCGGACGGCACGCCCGCGTCCACCAAGTACCCCGCCCCGGCCAAGCCCAAGGCGAAGACCGGCGGTACCTACGACTACGCCGCCATGGCGAAGTACGCGGAGAAGTACTGGAGCAACTACAACCCGGCGTACCGCAAGTTCAACGGCGCCGGGGGCGACTGCACCAACTTCATCAGCCAGGCGCTCAAGGCGGGTGGCTGGAAGGCCGTTCCGGGCTCCACGTCGGACTACCGGAACTGGTGGTACGACGGAACCCGGCAGTCCGACTCCTGGGTCGGCGCGAACGAGTGGGCATGGTTCACGCTGTCCAACCAGCGGGCCGCCAATCTGGCCAGCGTCTACCAGACGGACGTCGGTGACATCGTGCAGGTGGACTTCAACAAGGACAGGTCCAAGGACCACTCCATGATGGTGACGTACCGCAGTAGCGCTGGAATGCCGTACCTCACCTACCACTCCACGAATACCTATCGCAAGTCCCTCGCGAGCATCATCGCGTCCTACCCGGACGCGGTCTACTACGCGTACCGCACCTGA